In Hwangdonia lutea, a single window of DNA contains:
- a CDS encoding ribonuclease Z codes for MILDQHENTAIITQEKATIVELVKKIQALYPKFKTHNIIVCLTTLSKISLSEIVEFLQLSNTHRASKLSFVIVSDKVELDEMPDEIVVVPTIQEAYDIIQMEDMERDLGF; via the coding sequence ATGATTTTAGACCAACACGAGAATACCGCTATTATTACACAAGAAAAAGCTACTATTGTGGAATTGGTAAAAAAAATTCAAGCTTTATACCCCAAGTTTAAAACCCATAATATTATTGTTTGCCTAACAACACTTTCTAAAATTAGTTTATCCGAAATTGTTGAATTCCTTCAGTTGTCCAATACGCACCGAGCATCAAAACTCTCATTTGTTATTGTTTCAGATAAAGTAGAATTGGATGAAATGCCAGACGAAATTGTTGTTGTGCCAACTATTCAAGAAGCATACGACATTATTCAAATGGAAGACATGGAACGCGATTTAGGGTTTTAA
- the pdxH gene encoding pyridoxamine 5'-phosphate oxidase — MQKDLGDYRKSYEKGELLLVNVPENPMELFQKWFFEVDRFFAEDETNAMTISTLGTDGYPKNRVVLLKKYTYEGFIFYTNYESEKGRAIAQNPKVCLSFFWQGAERQIIIKGKAEKIAENLSDGYFESRPRGSQLGALVSNQSEAIESRDFIEDKLQKLEQEYEGKEIPRPKYWGGYIVKPVEIEFWQGRPNRLHDRIRYKLQSDYNWKIDRLSP, encoded by the coding sequence ATGCAAAAGGATTTAGGCGATTACAGAAAATCTTACGAAAAAGGAGAGCTGCTTTTGGTAAACGTACCGGAAAACCCCATGGAATTGTTTCAAAAATGGTTTTTTGAGGTCGATAGGTTTTTTGCTGAAGATGAAACCAATGCGATGACAATTTCCACCCTTGGAACAGATGGTTATCCAAAGAATAGGGTCGTGCTGCTTAAAAAATATACTTACGAGGGCTTTATATTTTATACGAATTATGAAAGCGAAAAAGGCAGAGCCATTGCACAAAACCCGAAGGTGTGTTTATCGTTTTTTTGGCAAGGTGCCGAAAGGCAAATAATTATAAAAGGGAAAGCTGAAAAGATTGCCGAAAATTTAAGCGATGGTTATTTTGAATCCAGACCACGGGGGAGTCAATTGGGTGCCCTGGTGTCAAACCAAAGTGAAGCTATTGAAAGTCGCGATTTTATTGAAGACAAATTACAAAAGTTAGAACAAGAATATGAAGGCAAAGAGATTCCTAGACCAAAATATTGGGGCGGTTATATTGTAAAGCCTGTTGAAATTGAATTTTGGCAAGGGCGTCCAAACCGATTGCACGACAGAATACGCTATAAATTACAAAGCGATTATAACTGGAAGATAGATCGATTATCTCCTTAA
- a CDS encoding OmpA family protein → MKTKNHILTCAILLLSFTASAQYGSQKKADNLFNKFSFVSAAKVYHHLIEKDFNTQYATRQLADSYAYMRNPDSAVVYYQKAVQQAHVPIEYYYNYAQALRGIKDYKASRTWLKRFKEAGGIIKKDRYLKDSDFITSIYNAKQQYFLADVNFNSKYSDFGAFEKDGTIYFASSKDLGVSTKHIYGWNEEPFLDIYTAANRSDSIVNHKSKIKGDINSVYHDGPLTISKDGKTMYFSRNDFNKNVLGKDDAGVTHLNIYKATIVDGNWTNVEALSFNSNTYSNGHPALNNDDTKLYFTSDKPGGFGGSDIYYVDINADGSFGAPQNLGSIVNTDKNEMFPFVNSENALFFSSDGHAGLGMLDIFGTVSDENNHIKSVINMGVPVNSNKDDFSFFMNEDGLSGFFASNRAGGVGGDDIYAYDRIPQLKIEGTITDATTNEPVPNAVVTLLDGNDNKIADLQTDENGHFEINIDRDTDYKLNTKKDNYIDDSRTVTTKGIKNSVTRIKANFVLNPVAKKELPITELYPIYFDFNKYDIRRDGTAELDRIVDLMMNKYPNMVIKIESHTDSRGPSAYNDKLSKDRANATYKYLIDHGVDASRITEYNGFGEQKLTNDCDGTKNCTEAQHELNRRTQFIVVKME, encoded by the coding sequence ATGAAAACAAAAAACCACATTCTAACCTGCGCTATATTATTGCTAAGTTTTACGGCTTCGGCGCAATATGGTTCCCAGAAAAAAGCGGATAATTTATTCAATAAATTTTCTTTTGTAAGTGCAGCAAAAGTGTATCATCATCTTATTGAAAAAGATTTTAATACCCAATACGCAACCAGACAATTGGCCGATAGTTACGCTTATATGAGAAACCCCGATAGTGCTGTTGTATATTACCAAAAAGCCGTTCAACAAGCGCATGTTCCTATTGAATATTATTACAATTATGCACAAGCTCTTAGAGGTATAAAAGACTATAAAGCATCCCGCACATGGTTAAAACGCTTTAAGGAAGCTGGCGGAATTATTAAAAAAGATAGGTATTTAAAAGATAGTGACTTTATAACTTCTATTTATAATGCCAAACAGCAGTACTTTTTGGCCGATGTTAACTTCAACTCAAAGTACAGCGATTTTGGTGCTTTCGAGAAAGATGGTACAATTTATTTTGCTTCATCAAAAGATTTAGGCGTTTCAACAAAACACATTTATGGTTGGAACGAGGAGCCTTTTTTAGATATCTACACCGCAGCAAATCGTAGCGATAGCATTGTAAATCATAAATCTAAAATAAAAGGCGATATCAATTCCGTATATCACGATGGCCCTTTAACCATTTCCAAAGATGGCAAAACCATGTATTTTTCAAGAAACGATTTTAACAAAAATGTTCTGGGGAAAGATGATGCAGGTGTTACTCATTTAAATATTTATAAAGCCACAATAGTTGATGGAAATTGGACCAATGTGGAAGCCCTGAGTTTTAATAGCAATACTTATTCAAACGGGCACCCCGCGCTAAATAACGACGATACAAAATTGTATTTCACTTCGGATAAACCCGGTGGCTTTGGAGGGTCGGATATCTATTACGTAGATATTAATGCTGACGGTTCTTTTGGAGCACCACAAAATTTAGGCTCTATAGTAAACACCGATAAAAACGAAATGTTTCCGTTTGTAAATAGCGAAAATGCTCTGTTTTTTTCATCTGACGGACATGCAGGTTTAGGCATGTTGGATATTTTCGGAACGGTTTCAGATGAGAACAACCACATTAAAAGCGTAATAAATATGGGGGTTCCGGTGAATTCAAATAAAGACGATTTTTCATTTTTTATGAATGAAGACGGACTGTCTGGTTTCTTTGCATCCAATAGAGCGGGCGGCGTTGGTGGCGACGATATTTATGCCTACGACAGAATTCCGCAATTAAAAATAGAAGGCACCATTACTGATGCTACTACAAATGAACCCGTACCAAATGCGGTGGTGACCTTGTTGGATGGCAACGACAACAAAATTGCAGATTTACAAACCGATGAAAACGGCCATTTTGAAATCAATATCGATAGAGATACCGATTATAAATTAAATACCAAAAAAGACAATTATATTGATGATTCTAGAACGGTAACTACCAAAGGCATTAAAAACAGTGTAACGCGCATAAAAGCCAATTTTGTTTTAAACCCTGTTGCAAAAAAAGAATTGCCAATAACCGAGCTCTACCCTATTTACTTCGATTTTAATAAATATGACATCCGTCGTGATGGTACTGCGGAGTTAGATAGAATTGTTGATTTAATGATGAACAAATACCCCAATATGGTAATTAAAATTGAATCGCACACCGATTCTAGAGGACCATCGGCATACAACGATAAACTATCGAAAGACAGAGCCAATGCCACGTACAAGTATTTAATTGATCATGGTGTTGATGCTTCAAGAATAACCGAATACAACGGTTTTGGAGAACAAAAACTAACCAACGATTGCGACGGCACTAAAAATTGTACCGAAGCCCAACATGAGTTAAACAGACGCACGCAATTTATTGTGGTTAAAATGGAATAA
- a CDS encoding T9SS type A sorting domain-containing protein: protein MKQLYFFIAVLLLSTFNFNAQTSTDVTYIAEPFGLKINGNDLYITASDGGGLFKIDISAPTPTTAVQVVYINNPRYIEMDGNDLFTASGGNIYKTDISASTPTASVLVSGLNYPYGLALNGNDLYIAEVYANKISKIDITASSPTPIDVVTGLNNPFDLVLNGNDLYIAEYGSNKVSKIDISVSTPTPTDVVTGITNPWGLTLNGNDLFIANNLKISKIDITATSPATPIDVVTGLQGCYEMEVNGTDLYYAEFRGNKVSKFNLSSLSISENRLKNNLTVLPNPSTGFINILGLTQKETYTIYNILGAKQSSGTISLNENIDIQNLNNGLYFIKFDNGDTLKFLKQ from the coding sequence ATGAAACAACTATATTTTTTTATCGCTGTATTGCTTTTAAGTACATTTAACTTTAATGCCCAAACGTCTACCGATGTAACGTATATCGCTGAACCTTTTGGTTTAAAAATCAATGGTAACGATCTATACATAACAGCATCAGACGGTGGAGGTCTTTTCAAAATAGATATATCTGCACCAACACCAACTACTGCAGTACAAGTGGTATATATTAACAACCCCCGATATATTGAAATGGATGGAAATGATCTTTTTACAGCATCAGGTGGAAATATTTATAAAACAGATATATCGGCAAGTACACCAACAGCGTCTGTTTTAGTTTCGGGACTCAATTATCCTTATGGATTAGCTTTGAACGGAAACGACCTTTATATTGCGGAAGTATATGCCAATAAGATTTCTAAAATAGACATTACCGCAAGCTCACCAACACCTATTGATGTTGTTACAGGGCTTAACAATCCTTTCGATTTAGTCCTAAACGGAAACGATTTATATATCGCAGAATATGGTAGCAATAAAGTATCTAAAATTGATATTTCCGTATCAACGCCAACCCCAACCGATGTTGTTACAGGAATTACAAATCCTTGGGGGTTAACTTTAAATGGAAATGATTTATTTATAGCTAACAATCTTAAGATTTCTAAAATAGATATAACAGCCACTTCACCTGCAACACCAATCGATGTTGTAACCGGGTTACAAGGCTGTTATGAAATGGAAGTGAATGGAACCGATCTGTATTATGCTGAATTCAGAGGAAACAAAGTGTCAAAATTTAATTTATCGAGTTTATCAATAAGTGAAAACAGATTGAAGAATAATTTAACCGTTTTACCAAATCCTTCTACTGGTTTTATTAATATTTTAGGGTTAACCCAAAAAGAAACTTATACCATTTACAATATTTTAGGAGCAAAACAAAGCAGTGGTACCATATCTTTAAATGAAAATATTGACATTCAAAACCTAAATAATGGTCTATACTTTATTAAATTTGATAACGGAGATACCTTAAAATTCTTAAAACAGTAA
- a CDS encoding ribonuclease Z, whose protein sequence is MKLTILGCYSATPRALNNTTSQVLEINNHMFLIDCGEGTQVQLRKHRIKFNRIKHIFISHLHGDHFFGLVGLISTFRLLTRETDLHIYGPKGIKEVITLQMKLADSWTNYKLIFHELTSNKSELIFEDDKVEVHTIPLNHRVYTNGFLFKEKEGERKLDIVAVEDANIDTAYFRKLKQGFDVINRDGVLIDNKKVTKPAKKPKSYAFCSDTMFKEDIVPIIENVDVLYHESTFLEKHANLALKTKHATAKEAAKIAKLANVDTLVLGHYSTRYDGLNAFKEEAQTIFDKVELSEDGKVFNF, encoded by the coding sequence ATGAAATTAACCATTCTAGGCTGTTACAGTGCCACACCACGCGCTCTAAATAATACAACTTCGCAGGTTTTAGAAATTAATAATCATATGTTTTTAATTGATTGTGGCGAAGGCACCCAAGTTCAATTACGTAAGCACCGCATTAAATTCAATCGTATAAAACACATTTTTATTTCGCATTTACACGGCGATCATTTTTTTGGTTTGGTGGGATTGATTTCAACGTTTCGATTATTGACGCGCGAAACCGATTTGCATATTTATGGCCCAAAAGGCATCAAAGAAGTGATTACGCTTCAAATGAAATTGGCGGATTCGTGGACCAACTACAAACTTATTTTCCATGAGCTGACCTCAAATAAATCTGAATTGATTTTTGAAGACGATAAGGTGGAGGTGCATACCATTCCGTTAAATCATCGGGTTTATACCAATGGTTTCCTTTTTAAAGAAAAAGAGGGCGAGCGTAAATTGGATATTGTGGCTGTGGAAGATGCTAATATCGATACCGCCTATTTTAGAAAATTAAAGCAAGGTTTTGATGTAATAAATAGAGACGGCGTTTTAATTGATAACAAAAAGGTGACTAAACCAGCCAAAAAACCAAAAAGCTACGCCTTTTGTAGCGATACCATGTTTAAAGAAGATATTGTGCCCATTATTGAGAATGTGGATGTGCTTTACCACGAGTCTACTTTTTTAGAAAAACACGCGAATTTAGCACTAAAAACAAAGCACGCAACCGCAAAAGAAGCAGCTAAAATTGCTAAACTCGCCAATGTGGACACCTTGGTGCTTGGGCATTATTCAACGCGTTACGACGGTTTGAATGCATTTAAAGAAGAAGCACAAACTATTTTTGATAAGGTTGAATTAAGCGAAGACGGAAAGGTTTTTAATTTTTAG
- a CDS encoding four helix bundle protein has product MKFKFENLIIWQKAMDLGEDMNTLSKKFPKDERFNLLSQLKRAADSIALNISEGSILQSGKEYRKFLGYSIRSIAEVVTCLHKARRRNYIKLDEFDIFYKNCFDLMNMTIAFRNKIRE; this is encoded by the coding sequence ATGAAGTTTAAATTTGAAAATTTAATTATTTGGCAAAAAGCAATGGATTTAGGTGAGGATATGAATACTTTATCTAAAAAGTTCCCCAAGGACGAGAGGTTTAATTTATTGTCACAATTAAAACGGGCGGCCGATTCTATTGCTTTAAACATTTCCGAAGGTTCCATATTGCAATCAGGAAAAGAGTATAGAAAATTTTTGGGCTACTCTATTAGGTCTATTGCAGAAGTTGTAACTTGTTTGCATAAAGCAAGAAGAAGAAATTATATTAAATTAGATGAATTTGACATATTTTACAAAAACTGTTTCGATTTAATGAACATGACCATAGCATTCAGAAACAAAATAAGAGAATAA
- a CDS encoding CAP domain-containing protein: MKLLQKLPLLALFAMLTFSCSTDSMDEKADLLVENLVVPPTKTIETETLELINNHRLSLGLNPLGDLKIVKSVAFSHTDYMVDKEEISHDNFYTRSNYLKANAGAKKVSENVAYGYSSAASVVKAWLKSDGHRATIEGDFTNFNISAEKSAEGKWYYTNIFIKK, from the coding sequence ATGAAGTTATTACAAAAGCTGCCATTATTGGCATTGTTTGCTATGTTGACATTTTCTTGTTCAACCGATAGCATGGATGAAAAAGCAGATTTACTTGTTGAAAACTTAGTTGTACCGCCTACAAAAACAATTGAGACAGAAACTTTAGAACTTATTAATAATCACAGATTATCATTGGGCTTAAATCCTTTAGGTGATTTAAAAATTGTAAAATCAGTGGCTTTCAGCCATACCGATTATATGGTTGATAAAGAAGAAATATCCCATGATAATTTTTATACGCGCAGCAACTATTTAAAAGCCAATGCTGGCGCTAAAAAAGTATCTGAAAATGTGGCTTACGGCTACAGTAGTGCCGCGTCTGTGGTTAAAGCGTGGCTTAAGAGCGACGGACACCGTGCCACAATTGAAGGCGACTTTACAAACTTTAATATATCGGCTGAAAAAAGTGCCGAAGGAAAATGGTATTACACTAACATTTTCATTAAAAAATAA
- the pyrR gene encoding bifunctional pyr operon transcriptional regulator/uracil phosphoribosyltransferase PyrR, with the protein MSQKVLLNAKEVNIILHRLACQLIEKHNDFSNTVLIGLQPRGIFLADRLAQILTEDYKVKNIKLGHLDITFFRDDFRRSDKPLEANATKINFLVEDKNIVFIDDVLYTGRSIRAALTAIQSFGRPNEIELLTLIDRRFSRHLPIQPDYRGRQVDVINKEKVKVNWKEHDNEDSVYLIEK; encoded by the coding sequence ATGAGTCAAAAAGTTTTACTTAACGCAAAAGAGGTAAACATCATTCTTCATCGATTGGCTTGTCAACTTATTGAAAAACATAACGATTTCTCTAACACCGTTCTGATAGGATTGCAGCCTCGTGGTATTTTTTTAGCCGATAGATTGGCTCAAATTTTAACCGAAGATTATAAGGTTAAAAATATAAAATTGGGGCACTTGGATATCACATTCTTCAGAGACGATTTTCGTAGAAGCGATAAACCCTTGGAAGCCAATGCCACTAAAATTAATTTTTTGGTTGAAGATAAAAACATTGTGTTTATTGACGATGTGTTGTACACCGGACGCAGCATTAGAGCCGCATTAACAGCTATTCAGTCTTTTGGAAGGCCAAACGAAATTGAATTATTAACGCTAATAGACAGGCGTTTTAGTAGGCATTTACCCATTCAACCGGATTACAGGGGGCGACAAGTAGATGTAATAAATAAAGAAAAAGTAAAAGTAAACTGGAAAGAGCACGACAATGAAGATTCGGTTTATTTAATTGAAAAATAG
- a CDS encoding S9 family peptidase, translating to MKNSIYAFLTLTIMISSCKSNESERPHASLETPVAKKIPKELTIHDDTRIDNYFWMRLSDEQKNAETPDQQTQDVLDYLNAENEYTSKAMAHTEALQDKLYNEIVSRIKKDDQSVPVKDNGYAYYTRFEEGGDYALYCRKKLEDGAKEEIMLNGPEMAKNYAYYGFGGRSVSPDNKMLAFGIDTISRRQYTIFFKNLETGELLKDKLSNTGGSAVWANDGKTVFYTTKDPQTLRQNKIVKHVIGTNQSDDVVVYEEKDDTFRCWVSKTKSDAYLLIGSFQTLSTEYRVLDANTPNGTWKVIQPREKNLEYTIDHFDDHFYIRTNKDAKNFKLVKTPVNKTEKEHWVDVIPHRDNVYFQGMDLFKNHLVVQERKEGLRTIRIIKWDGTDDHYIQFNDPAYFAATTSNLDFDTDVLRYRYSSLTTPNSTFEYNMNDKSQVLLKQTEVIDPNFSVENYASERLFATATDGTKIPVSIVYKKGVERNGKNPLLLYAYGSYGNSMEPTFSSTRLSLLDRGFVYAIAHIRGGQEMGRDWYENGKLLKKKNTFTDFIDVGKFLIDENFTNANHLYAYGGSAGGLLMGAILNMEPDMWNGVIAAVPFVDVVSTMLDETIPLTTFEFDEWGNPKNKAYYDYMKSYSPYDNVEAKAYPNILVTTGYWDSQVQYWEPAKWVAKLRELKTDDNLLIMDCNMKTGHGGASGRLERYKTLALTYAFLLDLEGVSE from the coding sequence ATGAAAAATTCCATTTACGCTTTTTTAACATTAACGATTATGATTTCATCATGTAAATCAAATGAATCCGAAAGACCACACGCATCACTCGAAACTCCAGTTGCTAAAAAAATCCCTAAAGAATTAACCATTCACGATGATACGCGAATCGATAATTATTTTTGGATGCGCTTAAGCGACGAACAAAAAAATGCCGAAACGCCAGACCAGCAAACCCAAGATGTTTTAGATTACTTGAATGCCGAAAACGAGTACACAAGTAAAGCTATGGCGCATACCGAAGCGCTTCAAGATAAATTGTATAACGAAATTGTAAGCCGTATAAAAAAAGACGATCAATCCGTTCCGGTAAAAGACAACGGCTATGCCTATTATACGCGGTTTGAAGAAGGTGGCGATTATGCTTTATATTGCAGAAAAAAACTAGAAGATGGTGCAAAAGAAGAGATTATGCTTAACGGACCGGAAATGGCAAAAAATTATGCTTATTATGGCTTTGGCGGTCGTTCGGTAAGTCCAGATAATAAAATGCTGGCCTTTGGAATCGATACCATTTCCAGACGCCAATACACCATTTTTTTTAAGAATTTAGAAACGGGCGAGTTATTAAAAGACAAGCTCAGCAATACCGGTGGCAGTGCCGTTTGGGCAAACGATGGTAAAACCGTTTTTTACACTACTAAAGATCCTCAAACACTACGTCAAAACAAAATTGTAAAGCATGTTATTGGCACCAATCAATCAGACGATGTGGTGGTTTACGAAGAAAAGGACGATACGTTTAGATGCTGGGTCAGCAAAACAAAATCGGATGCCTATTTACTTATTGGGAGTTTTCAAACTTTATCTACAGAATACAGGGTTTTAGATGCCAACACGCCAAATGGCACGTGGAAAGTGATTCAACCCCGAGAGAAAAATCTAGAATACACCATCGATCATTTTGATGACCATTTTTACATCAGAACCAACAAAGATGCTAAAAACTTTAAACTAGTTAAAACACCGGTAAATAAAACCGAAAAAGAACATTGGGTAGATGTTATTCCGCATCGGGATAATGTATATTTTCAAGGCATGGATTTGTTTAAAAACCATTTGGTTGTTCAAGAACGAAAAGAGGGGTTACGAACCATTAGAATTATAAAATGGGATGGAACAGACGACCATTATATTCAATTTAACGACCCTGCATATTTTGCGGCAACCACATCTAATTTAGATTTCGATACCGATGTTTTGCGCTACAGATACAGCTCTTTAACCACGCCAAATAGCACTTTTGAGTATAATATGAACGATAAAAGTCAAGTGCTATTAAAACAAACGGAGGTTATTGACCCCAATTTTTCTGTTGAAAATTACGCATCAGAGCGTCTATTTGCCACGGCTACTGACGGAACAAAAATCCCCGTATCCATTGTGTATAAAAAAGGTGTTGAAAGGAATGGTAAAAATCCGTTGTTGCTTTACGCCTATGGTTCTTATGGAAATAGTATGGAACCAACATTTAGCTCGACGCGCTTAAGCTTACTCGATAGAGGTTTTGTTTATGCGATTGCCCATATTCGAGGTGGCCAGGAAATGGGAAGGGATTGGTACGAAAACGGTAAGCTGCTAAAAAAGAAAAACACTTTTACCGATTTTATTGATGTCGGTAAATTTTTAATTGATGAAAACTTTACAAATGCGAACCATTTATACGCTTACGGCGGATCTGCGGGCGGTTTGTTAATGGGTGCCATTTTAAATATGGAGCCCGATATGTGGAATGGCGTTATCGCAGCTGTTCCTTTTGTAGATGTGGTTTCAACCATGTTGGATGAAACTATTCCGTTAACGACTTTCGAATTTGATGAGTGGGGTAATCCTAAAAACAAAGCATATTATGATTATATGAAATCGTATTCGCCCTATGATAACGTTGAAGCCAAAGCATACCCGAATATTTTAGTCACCACAGGATATTGGGACAGCCAAGTACAATATTGGGAGCCGGCTAAGTGGGTTGCTAAACTACGCGAATTAAAAACCGATGATAATTTATTAATTATGGATTGCAATATGAAAACGGGCCACGGTGGTGCATCGGGGCGTCTTGAGCGGTATAAAACCTTAGCCTTAACCTATGCTTTTTTACTTGATTTGGAAGGTGTTTCGGAGTAA
- a CDS encoding aspartate carbamoyltransferase catalytic subunit produces the protein MSELSVNHLLGIKYLKEEDIQLIFETADHFKEVINRPIKKVPSLRDITIANLFFENSTRTKLSFELAEKRLSADVINFSSSQSSVKKGETLIDTVNNILSMKVDMVVMRHPNPGAGVFLSKHVKASIINAGDGAHEHPTQALLDSYSIREKLGTVKGKKVVIVGDILHSRVALSNIFALQLQGAQVMVCGPKTLIPKYIDKLGVKVETNLRKALNWCDVANMLRVQNERMDISYFPSTREYTQQFGVNRELLDSLNKDITIMHPGPINRGVEITSDVADSKQAIILNQVENGVAIRMSVIYLLASKIKQ, from the coding sequence ATGAGCGAATTAAGTGTTAATCACTTATTAGGAATAAAATATCTTAAAGAAGAGGATATTCAACTTATTTTTGAAACTGCCGATCATTTTAAAGAAGTGATTAATAGGCCTATTAAAAAAGTGCCTTCGCTTAGAGATATTACCATTGCCAATTTGTTTTTTGAAAATTCAACCCGGACAAAGCTTTCTTTCGAACTGGCTGAAAAACGCTTGTCTGCCGATGTTATTAATTTTTCATCCTCTCAATCTTCAGTAAAAAAAGGCGAAACTTTAATTGATACGGTAAACAATATTTTATCTATGAAAGTAGATATGGTTGTTATGCGCCATCCCAATCCCGGAGCTGGTGTGTTTTTGTCAAAGCACGTAAAGGCAAGTATTATAAATGCCGGCGATGGTGCGCACGAACACCCAACGCAAGCTTTGTTGGATTCTTATTCAATTAGAGAAAAATTAGGTACTGTTAAAGGCAAAAAAGTAGTTATCGTGGGCGATATTTTACATAGTAGGGTAGCGCTTTCAAATATATTTGCTTTACAATTGCAGGGTGCCCAAGTTATGGTTTGTGGCCCAAAAACCTTAATACCAAAGTACATCGATAAGTTAGGGGTTAAAGTGGAAACTAACCTACGCAAAGCCCTAAATTGGTGCGATGTAGCCAATATGCTTCGCGTACAAAACGAACGGATGGACATTAGCTATTTTCCGTCAACAAGAGAATATACACAACAGTTTGGAGTTAATAGAGAACTATTGGATTCTTTAAATAAAGACATAACCATCATGCACCCGGGTCCAATAAACAGAGGGGTGGAAATTACTAGTGATGTTGCCGATTCAAAGCAGGCCATAATTTTAAACCAGGTTGAAAATGGCGTCGCTATTCGTATGTCCGTTATTTATTTATTAGCTTCGAAAATAAAACAGTAA
- a CDS encoding DUF3784 domain-containing protein, whose product MLFVEVLVGAIFIICGVLVKKYPNLIAGYNTMTPEEKRNIDIKKFSTFLHNGLIIIGALLIVASVVFYVIETMLLYRLLVDVIIIFFGLLYTLINAPKQ is encoded by the coding sequence ATGCTTTTTGTAGAAGTGCTTGTGGGTGCCATTTTTATTATTTGTGGTGTTTTAGTTAAAAAATACCCAAACTTAATTGCGGGTTACAATACCATGACTCCCGAAGAAAAAAGGAACATTGATATTAAAAAGTTTTCAACCTTTTTGCACAACGGATTAATAATTATTGGTGCTTTGCTGATAGTGGCAAGTGTTGTTTTCTACGTTATAGAAACAATGCTTTTATACAGACTTTTAGTTGACGTAATAATCATATTTTTTGGTTTGCTTTATACACTCATAAATGCGCCAAAGCAATAA